A stretch of the Notamacropus eugenii isolate mMacEug1 chromosome 2, mMacEug1.pri_v2, whole genome shotgun sequence genome encodes the following:
- the LOC140523688 gene encoding S-methyl-5'-thioadenosine phosphorylase-like, whose protein sequence is MASAAAAPPVKIGIIGGTGLDDPEIVEGRIEKYVDTPYGKPSDALILGKIKNVDCVLLARHGRQHTIMPSNINFQANIWALKEEGCTHIIVTTACGSLREEIQPGDIVIIDQFIDGTTKRHQTFYDGSHACSSGVCHIPTAEPFCSKTREVLIETAKKLGLKCHSKGTMVTVEGPRFISRAEILMFRVWGADLINMTTVPEVVLAREAGICYATIAMATDYNCWKEHEEAVSVDNIMKTLKENSNKATSLLLTAIPQIRSVEWTETLRSMKHVVQFSIILPRH, encoded by the coding sequence ATGGCCTCTGCAGCGGCCGCCCCGCCTGTGAAGATTGGGATTATTGGTGGAACTGGTCTGGATGATCCTGAAATTGTAGAAGGCAGAATTGAAAAATATGTTGACACACCATATGGCAAGCCGTCAGATGCCTTGATTTTGGGGAAGATTAAAAATGTTGACTGTGTCCTGCTTGCAAGACATGGAAGGCAGCATACCATCATGCCTTCAAATATTAACTTCCAAGCAAACATTTGGGCCTTAAAGGAGGAGGGCTGCACTCACATTATAGTGACTACTGCTTGTGGCTCTTTAAGGGAAGAAATTCAGCCTGGAGACATAGTCATAATTGATCAGTTTATTGACGGGACAACCAAAAGACATCAAACCTTCTATGATGGAAGCCATGCCTGCTCTTCAGGAGTGTGTCACATTCCAACGGCTGAGCCATTTTGCTCCAAAACCAGAGAGGTTCTCATAGAGACTGCTAAGAAACTTGGGCTCAAGTGCCACTCAAAGGGAACAATGGTAACCGTGGAGGGACCCCGTTTCATTTCAAGGGCAGAAATCCTGATGTTCCGTGTTTGGGGAGCAGATCTGATCAACATGACCACAGTTCCGGAGGTGGTGCTTGCCAGAGAAGCTGGAATTTGCTATGCAACCATTGCTATGGCGACGGATTACAACTGCTGGAAAGAGCATGAGGAGGCGGTTTCAGTTGATAATATCATGAAGACTCTGAAAGAAAATTCGAATAAGGCCACCAGTTTACTTCTCACTGCAATACCACAGATCAGATCTGTGGAATGGACAGAAACCCTACGCAGCATGAAACACGTGGTCcaattttccattattttaccAAGACACTGA